From Pseudomonas sp. CCI4.2, one genomic window encodes:
- a CDS encoding TerC family protein, producing MEYLLQLAASPTAWIALATLVVMEIVLGIDNLIFISILTNKLPEHQRARTRRIGISMALILRLALLSTAAYIVRLTEPVIDVFGQVFSWKDMILIAGGLFLLWKATTEIHHSVARKTEEETVTTSGVSLGFAAAIGQILLLDMVFSIDSIITAVGMTEHLPIMMIAVIAAVVVMLVAAEPLAKFINDNPTIVMLALGFLIMIGMTLIADGFGVHIPKGYIYAAMTFSAAIECLNMLSRKAKRHRTVN from the coding sequence ATGGAATATCTTTTACAACTGGCTGCCAGCCCCACCGCGTGGATTGCGTTGGCGACACTGGTGGTGATGGAAATCGTACTGGGTATCGACAACCTGATTTTTATCTCGATTCTGACCAACAAATTACCCGAGCATCAGCGCGCCAGAACGCGGCGTATCGGGATCAGCATGGCGCTGATTCTGCGGCTGGCCTTGCTCAGCACTGCGGCGTACATCGTGCGGTTGACTGAGCCGGTGATTGACGTGTTCGGCCAGGTATTTTCCTGGAAAGACATGATCCTGATCGCGGGCGGTTTGTTCCTGTTATGGAAAGCCACGACGGAGATTCACCACAGTGTCGCCCGCAAAACAGAGGAAGAAACAGTCACCACGTCGGGTGTGTCCCTTGGGTTCGCTGCGGCCATCGGCCAGATTCTATTGCTGGACATGGTGTTTTCCATCGACAGCATCATCACCGCCGTCGGCATGACCGAGCATTTACCGATCATGATGATTGCTGTGATCGCCGCCGTGGTGGTGATGTTGGTGGCGGCAGAACCCCTGGCGAAATTCATCAACGACAACCCGACCATCGTGATGCTGGCGTTGGGTTTCTTGATCATGATTGGTATGACGTTGATCGCCGATGGTTTTGGCGTGCACATACCCAAAGGCTACATCTATGCCGCCATGACGTTCTCGGCAGCGATCGAATGCTTGAACATGCTGTCGCGCAAGGCGAAGCGGCATAGAACCGTGAATTAA
- a CDS encoding peptidase C39 family protein: MLLALPLFHSVQSRRIGLVLAFILSLTACASGVTPAMKRLPDRVELNSVPFFRGNVYQSGPGTLAAMLSQQGVIITPGLLDKPLQLPGREANLEQNMQNLAREYGFMVYPLDGELDALLTQVSAGFPVMLRITEGSAWWSKPRYALLIGYNRNKQTVLLHAGMDRRVLMSFSSFTSAWKDAGHWAVLIQGPRQLPAQVDQQRWLNAAKELAQAGQEQAAGEATKALKAQ; this comes from the coding sequence ATGCTGCTGGCCTTACCACTATTTCATTCCGTTCAATCCAGGCGAATCGGTTTGGTGTTGGCGTTTATTCTGTCCCTGACAGCCTGTGCTAGCGGCGTGACGCCGGCGATGAAGCGCTTGCCAGACAGGGTCGAACTCAATTCGGTGCCGTTCTTTAGGGGCAACGTTTATCAAAGCGGGCCGGGAACCTTGGCCGCCATGCTGTCGCAGCAGGGTGTGATCATTACCCCTGGCCTGTTGGACAAACCGCTGCAATTACCGGGTAGGGAAGCCAACCTCGAACAAAACATGCAAAACCTGGCGCGTGAATACGGCTTTATGGTCTATCCGCTGGACGGCGAGTTGGACGCGCTGTTGACTCAGGTCTCCGCTGGATTCCCTGTCATGCTGCGTATCACCGAGGGTTCCGCATGGTGGTCCAAGCCTCGGTACGCCCTGCTGATTGGCTATAACCGCAACAAACAGACGGTTTTGCTGCACGCGGGCATGGACCGTCGAGTGTTGATGAGCTTCAGCAGCTTCACCTCGGCCTGGAAAGACGCTGGCCACTGGGCGGTGCTGATTCAAGGGCCACGGCAGCTTCCAGCGCAAGTCGATCAGCAACGCTGGTTGAATGCGGCTAAGGAGTTGGCTCAGGCCGGACAAGAACAGGCAGCAGGCGAAGCGACCAAGGCGTTGAAGGCGCAATAG